The Mucilaginibacter mallensis genome has a segment encoding these proteins:
- a CDS encoding FtsB family cell division protein has protein sequence MKRLLYLFKNKFFWVTAAFVVWMIFFDKNDLFSQYQYHQQLSKLKQERDFYIKQTDAVSKDLDELTSNPAKLEKFAREKYLMKKDNEDVFVIVNDKSN, from the coding sequence ATGAAACGCCTTTTATACCTTTTTAAAAATAAGTTTTTTTGGGTTACTGCGGCTTTTGTAGTGTGGATGATCTTTTTTGATAAGAACGACCTTTTTTCGCAATACCAATACCATCAGCAGCTTAGCAAGTTAAAACAGGAGCGCGATTTTTATATTAAACAAACAGACGCCGTTAGCAAGGACCTTGACGAACTTACCTCCAACCCGGCAAAACTCGAAAAATTTGCCCGCGAAAAATACCTCATGAAAAAAGATAATGAGGATGTTTTTGTGATAGTAAACGATAAAAGTAATTAA
- a CDS encoding DNA alkylation repair protein, producing MTVDEILNQLKQKSNSTYHAGMLRFGVDNSKALGVPIPQLRKLAKSLKKNHQLALKLWDTGIHEARILASMIDDPALVAPVQMDSWTNDFYSWDLCDQVCGNLFDRTPFAIEKALFYTTHQEEYIKRAGFVLMAEYAVHNKTAADTVFIALLPVIEREAWDERNFVKKAVNWALRQIGKRNELLRAASIASAGRILLQNSKAAKWIATNALKELVNE from the coding sequence ATGACTGTAGACGAAATTCTCAATCAGCTTAAACAAAAATCCAACTCTACCTACCATGCAGGCATGCTACGCTTTGGCGTTGATAATTCAAAAGCGTTGGGCGTACCCATCCCGCAGTTACGGAAGTTAGCCAAATCATTAAAAAAGAATCATCAACTAGCACTGAAGCTTTGGGATACCGGCATACATGAGGCACGTATACTGGCTTCAATGATTGATGACCCGGCCCTGGTTGCCCCTGTCCAAATGGACAGCTGGACCAACGATTTCTACTCATGGGACCTGTGCGACCAGGTTTGCGGTAACCTGTTCGACCGCACACCATTTGCCATTGAAAAGGCATTGTTTTATACCACCCATCAGGAAGAATATATTAAACGTGCCGGTTTTGTATTAATGGCCGAGTATGCGGTGCATAATAAAACAGCTGCTGATACCGTATTTATTGCCCTGCTGCCCGTTATTGAGCGTGAAGCCTGGGATGAACGCAACTTTGTTAAAAAAGCAGTTAACTGGGCATTAAGGCAAATTGGCAAACGAAATGAGTTATTACGCGCAGCATCTATTGCTTCGGCAGGGCGGATATTATTGCAGAATAGCAAAGCCGCCAAATGGATAGCTACAAATGCTTTGAAAGAATTAGTGAATGAATGA
- the hppD gene encoding 4-hydroxyphenylpyruvate dioxygenase, producing MQTQTIDIPTNTTDFLPLNGTDHVEFYVGNAKQAAHYYKTAFGFQDLAYAGPETGVRDRASYVLQQGKIRIVLTTPLHSDHPIAEHIKKHGDGVKVLALWVNDAYDAFKQTTKRGAEPYQQPQTLNDEFGEVRTSGIKLYGETVHLFIERKNYKGLFLPGYKEHKTVYNPTDTGLLYVDHCVGNVGWHQMNHWVDFYADTMGFRNILTFDDKMISTEYSALMSKVMSNGNGYVKFPINEPAEGKKKSQIEEYLEFYEGEGVQHMALATHDIVNTVTELQSRGVEFLTVPTTYYDELTDRVGHIDEDLGPLKDLGILVDRDDEGYLLQIFTKPVEDRPTLFFEIIQRKGAKSFGAGNFKALFEAIEREQDLRGNL from the coding sequence ATGCAAACACAAACAATAGATATACCAACAAATACAACTGATTTTTTACCCCTGAACGGTACTGATCACGTTGAATTTTATGTGGGTAATGCCAAACAGGCTGCCCATTACTATAAAACCGCTTTTGGCTTTCAGGACCTGGCTTACGCAGGGCCAGAAACAGGGGTGCGCGACAGGGCTTCATACGTTTTGCAACAAGGCAAAATACGTATTGTATTAACTACTCCGCTGCATTCTGATCACCCCATTGCGGAGCATATTAAAAAACATGGCGATGGCGTAAAAGTGCTGGCCCTTTGGGTTAATGATGCCTATGATGCCTTTAAGCAAACCACCAAGCGCGGCGCTGAACCTTATCAGCAACCGCAAACTTTAAACGATGAGTTTGGCGAGGTACGTACCAGCGGCATTAAACTGTACGGCGAAACGGTGCACCTTTTCATCGAACGCAAAAACTATAAAGGGTTATTTTTACCCGGCTATAAAGAACATAAAACAGTTTATAACCCAACTGATACCGGCTTATTATACGTTGACCATTGCGTAGGTAACGTGGGCTGGCACCAGATGAACCATTGGGTTGATTTTTATGCTGATACCATGGGTTTCAGAAACATCCTGACCTTTGATGATAAAATGATCTCAACCGAGTATTCAGCCCTGATGAGCAAGGTTATGAGCAACGGAAACGGTTATGTAAAGTTCCCGATAAATGAACCGGCCGAGGGTAAAAAGAAATCGCAGATAGAGGAATACCTTGAATTTTATGAAGGCGAAGGCGTACAGCACATGGCCTTAGCTACGCATGATATTGTGAACACAGTTACTGAATTGCAAAGCAGAGGTGTGGAGTTTTTAACCGTGCCTACTACCTACTATGATGAGCTTACCGATCGCGTTGGCCACATTGATGAGGACCTGGGACCGCTAAAAGACCTGGGTATATTAGTCGACCGTGATGACGAAGGATATTTATTGCAGATCTTCACCAAACCGGTTGAGGACAGGCCTACTTTGTTCTTCGAGATCATTCAGCGCAAGGGTGCAAAATCATTCGGCGCGGGTAATTTTAAGGCTTTGTTTGAGGCGATTGAACGCGAACAAGACTTGAGGGGAAATCTTTAA
- a CDS encoding homogentisate 1,2-dioxygenase has product MPIYHTLGKIPPKRHTQFRKPDGSLYAEELVSTEGFSSLYSLVYHAYPPTIVKELGEPYSVEPKIAREKHLKHTSLIGFNVQPEDDYLKSRKPVLVNNDLHISLAAPRTSMTDYFYKNSQADEVVFIHQGSGTLKTGFGNIKFVYGDYLVIPRGTIYQMEFDTADNRLFIVESFSPIRPPKRYQNAYGQLMEHSPYCERDIKRPTDLQTHDEKGDFKILIKKQGLIYPYIYGTHPFDFIGWDGFHYPWALSIHDFEPITGRLHQPPPVHQTFEGNNFVICSFVPRKFDYHPLSIPAPYNHSNVDSDEVLYYVDGDFMSRKHVVKGQITLHPGGIPHGPAPGAVERSIGKESTDELAVMIDPFRPLMLTDEAIRIEDGNYYKSWAE; this is encoded by the coding sequence ATGCCCATTTATCATACATTAGGAAAAATTCCGCCAAAGCGGCATACACAATTTCGTAAGCCCGATGGTAGTTTGTACGCCGAAGAACTGGTATCAACCGAAGGTTTTTCGAGTCTCTATTCGCTTGTTTATCATGCTTACCCGCCAACAATTGTAAAGGAATTGGGTGAGCCATACAGCGTTGAACCCAAAATCGCCCGCGAAAAGCACCTGAAGCATACCAGCCTAATAGGCTTCAATGTGCAGCCCGAGGATGATTATCTCAAGAGTCGCAAGCCGGTTTTGGTAAACAACGACCTCCATATTTCGCTGGCTGCCCCGCGTACTTCCATGACTGATTATTTTTATAAGAACAGTCAGGCCGATGAAGTGGTGTTCATTCACCAGGGATCAGGCACGCTAAAGACTGGTTTCGGCAACATCAAATTTGTGTATGGCGATTACCTGGTGATACCACGCGGCACCATTTACCAGATGGAGTTTGATACGGCTGATAACAGGCTGTTCATTGTGGAGAGCTTCAGCCCTATCCGCCCGCCTAAGCGCTATCAGAATGCTTACGGACAACTAATGGAACACTCGCCCTATTGCGAGCGCGACATTAAACGCCCAACCGATCTGCAAACGCATGATGAAAAAGGCGATTTCAAGATCCTGATAAAAAAGCAGGGGCTTATCTATCCATATATCTATGGCACACATCCATTTGATTTTATCGGCTGGGATGGTTTCCATTACCCATGGGCGCTATCCATACATGATTTTGAACCGATAACAGGCCGCTTACACCAACCGCCACCAGTACACCAAACATTTGAGGGAAACAACTTTGTGATCTGCTCATTTGTACCGCGCAAGTTCGATTATCATCCACTATCGATCCCCGCGCCATATAACCACAGCAATGTGGATAGCGATGAGGTGCTGTATTATGTGGATGGTGATTTTATGAGCAGAAAGCATGTGGTAAAAGGGCAGATCACCCTGCACCCGGGCGGCATACCTCATGGCCCGGCACCCGGCGCTGTTGAGCGGTCGATAGGTAAGGAATCAACCGATGAACTGGCTGTAATGATAGACCCTTTCCGCCCGCTAATGCTGACGGATGAGGCCATAAGGATTGAGGACGGGAATTATTATAAGAGTTGGGCGGAGTAA
- a CDS encoding fumarylacetoacetate hydrolase family protein gives MKLVSYKTEDREHLGIYINGHIYNLNSCDKLLPDSMNEFLWGGDELMDRAKKVNADIKSGKLEAKEELFYELIAPVPHPSSCRDAYAFRQHVEAGRRNRGAAMIPEFDQYPVFYFTNHNAIQGAGEIECMPDHFDKLDFELEVAIVINKKGRNIKAAEADNYIAGYMIMNDMSARTLQMEEMLLNLGPAKGKDFSTVIGPWLVTPDELDAYKTAPKPGHTGNAYDLKMVCHINGKQVSAGTMADMEWTFAEIIERCAYGCDILPGDVIGSGTVGTGCFLELNGTGLRNDPNYKAQWLQPNDLVEMEVTGLGMLGNVIKKAESSFSLFALKK, from the coding sequence ATGAAATTAGTATCCTACAAAACCGAAGACCGGGAGCATCTGGGCATCTACATAAACGGGCATATCTATAATTTAAATTCGTGTGATAAGTTGCTCCCTGATAGCATGAACGAGTTTTTGTGGGGAGGCGATGAGCTGATGGACCGGGCCAAAAAAGTAAATGCCGATATTAAGTCGGGCAAACTGGAGGCCAAGGAAGAATTGTTTTATGAGTTGATAGCGCCTGTTCCGCACCCAAGTTCATGCCGTGATGCTTACGCTTTCAGGCAGCATGTGGAGGCTGGCAGGCGCAACCGTGGCGCGGCTATGATACCTGAGTTTGACCAATACCCGGTGTTTTATTTTACCAACCATAATGCCATACAAGGCGCTGGTGAAATTGAGTGCATGCCAGATCATTTTGATAAGCTTGATTTTGAGCTGGAGGTTGCCATCGTAATAAATAAAAAAGGCAGAAACATTAAAGCAGCTGAGGCGGATAATTACATAGCCGGTTACATGATCATGAATGACATGAGCGCCCGCACCTTGCAAATGGAAGAAATGCTGTTGAACCTCGGCCCTGCAAAGGGTAAGGACTTTTCAACGGTGATTGGTCCGTGGCTGGTAACGCCGGATGAGTTGGATGCTTATAAAACTGCGCCAAAACCCGGTCATACAGGTAATGCTTACGACTTGAAAATGGTTTGCCATATAAACGGGAAACAAGTATCGGCAGGCACTATGGCTGATATGGAGTGGACCTTCGCCGAGATCATTGAACGCTGTGCCTATGGCTGCGATATCCTGCCGGGTGATGTAATAGGCTCAGGCACAGTTGGCACAGGTTGTTTTTTAGAACTTAATGGTACCGGTTTACGCAATGATCCTAACTATAAAGCCCAGTGGCTGCAGCCTAATGATCTGGTAGAAATGGAGGTAACGGGGTTGGGGATGCTGGGGAATGTTATTAAGAAAGCGGAAAGTAGTTTTTCCCTGTTTGCATTGAAGAAATAA
- a CDS encoding integrase core domain-containing protein, which translates to MRNINNDLTLKRNYLNKYRFLISEYEQVKRGEHLNYRFAKEFYAAHDTDPRSFLLYYNRFKQSGNEQDLLPAKRGPKYSTRRPAPEDEQQVLDLRLRGCNKFEIADQFKQKANNFTPSPSGVYNILKRHNKNRLTVADKEVKRKIIKERMGQLGHIDCHHLSKSVIRGQSRKLYLICVLDDYSRLAWAQVMPDITALTTMFTALHCMQALKREFGIQFEEVIADNGPEFGTSTSLQKRNHPFERMLMETGIKRRYMQPYRPQTNGKVERFWRTLKEDLIEDTDFDSLEELEDELLKYLVYYNWERPHQGINGKKPIDMASLNNKK; encoded by the coding sequence ATGCGCAACATTAATAATGACCTCACATTAAAACGGAATTATCTGAATAAGTACCGTTTTCTGATCAGCGAATATGAGCAGGTTAAACGGGGTGAACATCTGAACTACAGGTTTGCCAAAGAGTTTTATGCGGCCCATGATACCGATCCAAGGAGTTTTTTACTGTATTATAACCGTTTTAAACAATCAGGTAATGAACAGGATCTGCTGCCTGCCAAACGAGGGCCAAAGTACAGTACACGACGCCCCGCTCCTGAAGATGAGCAGCAAGTACTTGACCTTCGGTTGAGGGGCTGCAATAAGTTCGAGATAGCCGACCAGTTTAAGCAAAAAGCTAATAACTTTACGCCATCGCCTTCAGGCGTATACAACATCCTGAAGCGGCACAATAAGAACCGTTTAACCGTCGCAGATAAAGAAGTAAAGCGAAAGATCATCAAAGAACGTATGGGCCAGTTAGGACATATTGACTGTCATCACCTGAGTAAAAGCGTGATCAGGGGACAAAGCAGGAAGCTTTACCTGATTTGCGTATTGGACGATTATTCCCGCCTGGCCTGGGCACAGGTGATGCCGGACATCACCGCGCTTACCACTATGTTTACTGCCCTGCATTGCATGCAGGCACTTAAGCGGGAGTTCGGTATCCAGTTCGAGGAGGTCATTGCTGATAATGGCCCGGAGTTCGGTACTTCCACCAGTTTGCAAAAACGCAACCATCCCTTCGAAAGAATGCTGATGGAAACAGGCATTAAGCGCCGTTATATGCAGCCTTACCGGCCACAAACCAACGGCAAGGTGGAACGCTTCTGGCGAACGCTTAAAGAAGACCTGATTGAAGATACAGACTTTGACAGTCTAGAAGAATTGGAAGACGAACTCTTAAAGTATCTCGTCTACTACAACTGGGAACGTCCACATCAAGGCATCAACGGCAAAAAACCTATCGATATGGCCTCCCTAAACAACAAAAAATAA